The proteins below are encoded in one region of Tolumonas auensis DSM 9187:
- the rplR gene encoding 50S ribosomal protein L18: MDKKAARIRRATKARRKMLELGATRLVVHRTPRHIYAQVIAASGAEVLASASTVESTIREQVKYTGNADAAAAVGKAIAERALAKGVTTVAFDRSGFQYHGRVAALAAAAREAGLQF; encoded by the coding sequence ATGGACAAGAAAGCAGCTCGTATCCGTCGTGCTACTAAAGCACGTCGTAAAATGCTGGAACTGGGCGCGACTCGTCTGGTGGTTCACCGTACTCCGCGTCATATTTATGCGCAGGTTATCGCAGCAAGCGGTGCCGAAGTTTTAGCTTCTGCATCAACTGTTGAGTCAACCATTCGTGAGCAAGTGAAATACACCGGTAACGCCGATGCGGCCGCCGCTGTGGGTAAAGCTATTGCAGAGCGTGCTCTGGCAAAAGGTGTTACCACTGTAGCGTTCGATCGCTCTGGGTTCCAATATCACGGTCGCGTAGCCGCACTAGCTGCTGCTGCACGTGAAGCTGGTCTTCAGTTCTAA
- the rpsE gene encoding 30S ribosomal protein S5 produces MSKIESQAGELQEKLVAVNRVSKVVKGGRIFSFTALTVVGDGSGRVGFGYGKAREVPAAIQKAMEQARRNMVKVELIEGTLHHHVKGTHAGSTVFMQPASQGTGIIAGGAMRAVLEVAGVHNVLAKTYGSTNPMNVVRATIEALADIKSPEQVAAKRGLRVEEILG; encoded by the coding sequence ATGTCTAAAATCGAATCTCAAGCCGGTGAACTGCAAGAAAAGTTAGTCGCAGTAAACCGTGTTTCAAAAGTAGTTAAAGGTGGTCGTATTTTCTCCTTCACAGCTCTGACTGTTGTTGGTGATGGTTCTGGCCGCGTTGGTTTCGGTTACGGTAAAGCGCGTGAAGTTCCTGCTGCTATTCAAAAAGCAATGGAACAAGCTCGTCGTAACATGGTTAAAGTAGAGCTGATTGAAGGCACTCTGCACCATCATGTTAAAGGAACCCATGCTGGTTCTACCGTATTCATGCAGCCTGCTTCTCAGGGTACCGGTATCATTGCCGGTGGTGCAATGCGCGCCGTTCTGGAAGTGGCTGGTGTACATAACGTTCTGGCTAAGACCTATGGCTCAACCAATCCGATGAATGTAGTTCGTGCAACAATTGAAGCACTGGCTGACATCAAATCACCGGAACAAGTTGCTGCTAAACGTGGTCTGCGCGTGGAAGAAATCCTGGGGTAA
- the rpmD gene encoding 50S ribosomal protein L30, whose product MANKTVKVTQTRSSIGRLPKHKASLLGLGLRRIGHTVEVEDTPCVRGMINQVYYMVKVEE is encoded by the coding sequence ATGGCTAACAAGACTGTAAAAGTTACACAGACTCGCAGCTCCATCGGTCGTTTGCCGAAGCACAAAGCCTCTTTGCTGGGCTTGGGTTTGCGTCGTATTGGTCATACTGTTGAAGTGGAAGATACTCCATGTGTTCGCGGCATGATCAACCAGGTTTATTACATGGTGAAGGTGGAGGAGTAA
- the rplO gene encoding 50S ribosomal protein L15, with the protein MRLNTLSPAAGAKSAKKRVGRGIGSGLGKTGGRGVKGAGSRSGGGVRAGFEGGQMPLKIRMPKFGFYSRKGAVTAEVRLSEVAKVEGDVVDLNTLKQAGVITKGMQFAKIVLSGNIDRAVTVRGVSVTKGARAAIEAAGGKIEE; encoded by the coding sequence ATGCGTTTAAACACTCTTTCTCCGGCTGCTGGTGCAAAATCTGCTAAAAAGCGTGTAGGTCGTGGTATCGGTTCTGGTTTAGGTAAAACTGGTGGCCGTGGTGTTAAAGGTGCCGGTTCACGCTCTGGCGGCGGTGTGCGTGCGGGTTTTGAAGGTGGTCAAATGCCTTTAAAAATTCGTATGCCAAAATTTGGTTTCTACTCTCGTAAAGGCGCGGTAACTGCCGAAGTTCGCTTGAGCGAAGTTGCTAAAGTTGAAGGCGACGTAGTAGATCTGAACACCCTGAAGCAAGCTGGTGTAATCACTAAAGGCATGCAGTTTGCCAAGATCGTTCTCTCTGGGAACATCGATCGTGCAGTGACTGTGCGTGGTGTGAGCGTTACTAAAGGTGCTCGTGCTGCAATCGAAGCTGCCGGTGGCAAAATCGAGGAATAA
- the secY gene encoding preprotein translocase subunit SecY, giving the protein MAKKPGLVTRGSQGGLSELKSRLLFVLGAIIVFRAGAYVPIPGIDATVLGQLFQQQKGTIIEMFNMFSGGALSRASIFALGIMPYISASIIIQLLTVISPYYAELKKEGESGRRVISKHTRWGTLVLATVQASGIATGLPNMMHGLVLNPGFGFYFTAVVSLVTGTMFLMWLGEQITERGIGNGISLIIFAGIVAGLPQAIGATAEQARQGELHILLLLLLVVIVFAVTYFVVFVERGQRRIVVNYAKRQQGNQIFAAQSTHLPLKLNMAGVIPAIFASSIILFPGTIASWFGQGDSWIANILQEISMSLQPGQPLYELLYAVAIIFFSFFYTALVFNPRETADNLKKSGAFIPGIRPGEQTARFIDKVMTRLTLAGALYITAICLVPQLLMTFWHVQFYFGGTSLLIIVVVIMDFMAQVQTHMMSHQYGDVLKKANLKGVGR; this is encoded by the coding sequence ATGGCCAAGAAACCAGGATTAGTAACACGGGGCTCGCAGGGGGGCCTGAGCGAACTGAAAAGTCGTTTACTTTTCGTTCTAGGTGCTATCATCGTCTTCCGTGCGGGCGCTTATGTGCCGATTCCTGGTATTGACGCTACTGTGCTGGGACAGTTGTTCCAGCAACAGAAGGGAACCATCATTGAAATGTTTAACATGTTCAGTGGTGGTGCCCTGTCTCGTGCATCTATTTTTGCGTTGGGTATTATGCCGTATATTTCGGCTTCAATTATTATCCAGCTACTGACCGTCATCAGTCCTTATTATGCTGAGCTTAAGAAGGAAGGTGAGAGCGGTCGGCGTGTTATCAGCAAGCATACCCGGTGGGGTACTCTGGTTTTAGCCACAGTACAAGCATCCGGAATTGCTACTGGTTTACCAAATATGATGCATGGCTTGGTGCTCAACCCCGGTTTCGGCTTCTACTTTACTGCTGTGGTTAGTCTGGTTACCGGAACCATGTTCCTGATGTGGTTAGGTGAACAAATTACCGAACGTGGTATTGGTAATGGTATTTCGCTGATCATCTTCGCGGGTATTGTTGCTGGTTTGCCCCAAGCTATTGGTGCAACAGCAGAACAGGCTCGTCAGGGTGAGTTGCATATTCTGTTGCTATTGTTGCTCGTTGTTATTGTGTTTGCTGTTACTTACTTTGTTGTATTTGTTGAGCGTGGTCAGCGACGTATCGTCGTAAATTATGCGAAACGTCAGCAAGGTAATCAGATATTTGCAGCACAAAGCACGCATTTGCCGTTAAAACTGAATATGGCGGGTGTTATCCCTGCGATTTTTGCATCAAGTATTATTCTGTTCCCGGGGACGATTGCGTCTTGGTTTGGTCAGGGTGATTCATGGATTGCAAATATCCTGCAAGAAATTTCGATGAGCTTGCAGCCAGGTCAGCCGTTATATGAATTGTTGTATGCAGTTGCCATCATTTTCTTCAGTTTCTTCTATACTGCGTTGGTATTTAACCCTCGTGAGACTGCGGATAATCTGAAGAAGAGTGGTGCATTTATCCCGGGTATCCGCCCAGGAGAGCAGACAGCTCGTTTTATCGATAAAGTAATGACACGTCTAACACTGGCCGGAGCCTTGTACATCACAGCGATTTGCTTGGTACCCCAGTTACTGATGACCTTCTGGCACGTGCAGTTCTACTTCGGTGGTACTTCCTTGCTGATTATCGTTGTTGTCATCATGGACTTTATGGCACAGGTACAAACTCATATGATGTCTCATCAGTATGGGGATGTACTGAAAAAAGCCAATCTTAAAGGCGTAGGCCGTTAA
- the rpmJ gene encoding 50S ribosomal protein L36, whose translation MKVRASVKAICRNCKIIKRHGVVRVICTEPKHKQRQG comes from the coding sequence ATGAAAGTTCGCGCTTCCGTTAAAGCAATCTGCCGTAACTGCAAAATCATCAAACGCCACGGTGTGGTGCGTGTGATTTGCACTGAGCCGAAGCATAAACAACGCCAAGGCTAA
- the rpsM gene encoding 30S ribosomal protein S13, whose translation MARIAGINIPDHKHAVIALTAIYGVGDTRAKSICAAAGIAEDVKVKDLDEAQIEALRTEVGKFTVEGDLRREVSMNIKRLMDLGCYRGLRHRRGLPVRGQRTKTNARTRKGPRKPIKK comes from the coding sequence GTGGCCCGTATCGCTGGCATTAACATTCCTGACCATAAACATGCAGTTATCGCGTTAACTGCGATTTATGGCGTTGGCGACACCCGTGCAAAGAGCATTTGCGCAGCAGCTGGTATCGCCGAGGATGTGAAAGTTAAAGATCTGGACGAAGCTCAAATTGAAGCGCTTCGTACTGAAGTTGGTAAGTTTACTGTCGAGGGTGACCTGCGCCGTGAAGTATCCATGAACATCAAACGTTTGATGGACTTGGGTTGCTACCGTGGTTTGCGTCATCGTCGTGGTCTGCCGGTTCGTGGACAACGTACCAAAACTAACGCGCGCACCCGTAAGGGTCCTCGTAAACCGATTAAGAAGTAA
- the rpsK gene encoding 30S ribosomal protein S11 yields the protein MAKAPTRARKRVRKQVSDGIAHVHASFNNTIVTITDRQGNALSWATAGGSGFRGSRKSTPFAAQVAAERAGEIAKEYGVKNLEVMVKGPGPGRESSIRALNAAGFRITNITDVTPIPHNGCRPPKKRRV from the coding sequence ATGGCAAAAGCTCCTACTCGTGCTCGTAAGCGCGTTAGAAAGCAAGTTAGCGACGGCATTGCACACGTTCATGCCTCTTTCAATAACACAATCGTGACCATTACTGACCGTCAGGGTAACGCTCTGTCTTGGGCAACTGCTGGTGGTTCAGGTTTCCGTGGTTCTCGTAAATCCACTCCGTTCGCTGCACAGGTTGCTGCTGAACGTGCTGGTGAGATCGCCAAAGAGTATGGCGTTAAAAACCTGGAAGTAATGGTTAAAGGTCCTGGTCCGGGCCGTGAGTCATCTATTCGTGCATTGAATGCTGCGGGTTTCCGCATCACCAATATCACGGATGTAACTCCGATCCCGCACAACGGTTGTCGTCCTCCTAAAAAACGCCGTGTATAA
- the rpsD gene encoding 30S ribosomal protein S4: MARYLGPKLKLSRREGTDLFLKSGVRAIDSKCKIDTAPGQHGARKPRLSDYGVQLREKQKVRRIYGILEKQFRNYYREATRLKGNTGENLLQLLEGRLDNVVYRMGFATTRAEARQLVSHKAIVVNGKVVNIPSSQVSPEDVVTVREKAKKQARIKAALDLAAQREKPTWIEINADKMEGVYKRLPERSDLSADINEQLIVELYSK, from the coding sequence ATGGCAAGATATTTAGGCCCAAAGCTGAAGCTTAGCCGTCGTGAAGGCACCGATCTGTTCCTGAAATCAGGCGTTCGTGCTATCGACTCTAAGTGTAAAATTGACACAGCTCCTGGTCAGCACGGTGCGCGTAAGCCACGTCTGTCTGACTATGGTGTACAGCTGCGTGAAAAACAGAAAGTCCGTCGTATTTACGGCATTCTGGAAAAACAATTCCGTAACTATTACCGTGAAGCTACACGCTTGAAAGGTAATACTGGTGAAAACCTACTGCAGTTGCTGGAAGGTCGTCTGGATAACGTAGTTTATCGTATGGGTTTTGCAACGACCCGTGCTGAAGCTCGCCAGCTGGTTAGCCACAAAGCCATCGTAGTAAATGGCAAAGTAGTTAACATTCCTTCTTCTCAGGTTTCTCCTGAAGATGTAGTCACTGTTCGTGAGAAGGCGAAAAAACAAGCTCGTATCAAGGCCGCACTGGACTTGGCTGCGCAGCGTGAAAAGCCAACTTGGATTGAGATCAATGCAGACAAAATGGAAGGCGTTTACAAGCGTCTGCCAGAGCGTTCAGATCTGTCTGCTGACATCAATGAACAGTTGATCGTCGAGCTTTACTCTAAGTAA
- a CDS encoding DNA-directed RNA polymerase subunit alpha — MLGSVTDFLKPRLVDIEQLSPTHAKVTLEPLERGFGHTLGNALRRILLSSMPGCAVAEVEIDGVLHEYSSKEGVQEDILEILLNLKGIAVKLEGKDEVILSLTKSGAGPVTAGDIIHGDDVVIVNPEHVICHLTGANAEISMRLRVQRGRGYVPASARLHTDDEDRPIGRLLLDAAFSPVVRIAYNVEAARVEQRTDLDKLVIDMETNGTLDPEEAIRRAATILAEQLDAFVDLRDVSVPEKKEDKPEFDPILLRPVDDLELTVRSANCLKAEAIHYIGDLVQRTEVELLKTPNLGKKSLTEIKDVLASRGLSLGMRLENWPPASLADN, encoded by the coding sequence ATGCTGGGTTCTGTAACAGATTTTCTCAAGCCACGTTTGGTTGATATCGAGCAACTCAGTCCGACTCATGCCAAGGTAACTCTTGAGCCGTTGGAGCGTGGTTTCGGTCATACTTTAGGTAATGCGTTACGACGCATTCTCCTGTCGTCCATGCCGGGATGTGCAGTTGCTGAGGTTGAGATCGACGGCGTATTGCACGAGTACAGCAGTAAAGAAGGTGTTCAGGAAGATATCCTGGAAATCTTGCTGAACTTGAAAGGCATTGCAGTAAAGCTGGAAGGTAAAGATGAAGTAATCCTTTCGCTGACCAAGTCTGGTGCGGGCCCGGTCACGGCAGGTGATATCATCCATGGTGATGATGTTGTCATTGTCAATCCGGAGCATGTGATTTGTCATCTGACCGGTGCTAATGCTGAAATTAGTATGCGTCTGCGTGTTCAACGTGGTCGCGGCTATGTTCCGGCATCAGCTCGTTTACATACAGATGATGAAGATCGTCCTATTGGTCGTTTGTTACTGGATGCTGCGTTCAGCCCTGTAGTGCGTATTGCCTATAATGTTGAAGCCGCTCGTGTGGAACAACGTACTGATTTGGATAAGTTGGTTATCGATATGGAAACCAACGGCACGCTGGATCCGGAAGAAGCCATTCGTCGTGCAGCCACTATTTTGGCTGAACAATTGGATGCCTTCGTTGATTTGCGTGATGTTTCCGTTCCGGAGAAGAAAGAAGACAAGCCGGAGTTCGATCCGATCCTGCTGCGTCCTGTTGATGATCTGGAATTGACAGTTCGTTCTGCGAACTGCCTGAAAGCAGAAGCAATCCATTATATTGGTGATCTGGTACAACGTACCGAGGTTGAGTTGCTGAAGACTCCTAACCTGGGTAAGAAGTCTTTGACCGAAATCAAAGACGTACTGGCTTCCCGCGGTCTGTCTCTGGGCATGCGCCTTGAGAACTGGCCACCGGCAAGTCTGGCTGATAATTAA
- the rplQ gene encoding 50S ribosomal protein L17 yields MRHRLSGRQLNRNASHRQAMFRNMASSLVRHEIIKTTLPKAKELRRVVEPLITLAKSDSVANRRLAFARTRDRDVVGKLFTELGPRFQGRPGGYTRILKCGFRAGDNAPMAYIELVGRPVDAEAVTEE; encoded by the coding sequence ATGCGCCATCGTTTGAGTGGTCGTCAACTGAACCGGAATGCTAGCCACCGTCAGGCTATGTTCCGCAACATGGCCAGCTCCCTTGTTCGTCATGAGATCATCAAGACGACTTTGCCTAAAGCAAAGGAGCTACGTCGTGTAGTTGAGCCCTTGATTACTCTTGCTAAGAGTGACAGTGTTGCAAATCGCCGTCTGGCATTTGCTCGTACCCGTGACAGAGATGTTGTTGGTAAACTGTTTACTGAACTTGGCCCACGTTTTCAAGGTCGCCCAGGTGGTTACACTCGCATTCTGAAATGCGGTTTCCGCGCTGGTGATAATGCACCAATGGCTTATATTGAGCTGGTTGGTCGTCCGGTAGATGCTGAAGCAGTTACCGAAGAATAA
- a CDS encoding GNAT family N-acetyltransferase, translated as MLISSRIELKPPSLEWVEPLRLALSESYELHQLFLDWAEPDPSLLTVTATMNVAKEQFERKEHELRFMIVRREDQALVGSISLHVRDVSVPYYEIGYWVRQSATGKGYITEAVLLLADYAFIHLHATRLEIRTAASNDKSRAVAERAGFRLEATLQNACRTQGHLDDMLVYSRIGHEDMIPEIDLVDISPEELDY; from the coding sequence ATGCTGATCTCTTCCCGAATTGAGTTAAAGCCCCCATCGCTTGAATGGGTTGAACCACTGCGTCTTGCTTTATCTGAAAGTTATGAATTACATCAATTATTTTTAGATTGGGCAGAACCAGACCCATCTCTGCTGACTGTGACCGCTACAATGAATGTGGCGAAAGAGCAGTTCGAACGTAAAGAACATGAATTACGTTTTATGATTGTGCGACGGGAAGATCAGGCGTTAGTGGGAAGCATCAGTCTGCATGTCAGGGATGTCTCTGTTCCCTATTACGAAATAGGTTATTGGGTCCGGCAATCCGCAACAGGGAAAGGCTATATTACAGAAGCTGTTTTGCTGCTGGCTGACTATGCATTTATTCATTTGCATGCGACAAGGCTAGAGATTCGTACCGCAGCCAGTAATGACAAAAGCCGTGCTGTAGCGGAGCGTGCCGGTTTCAGACTTGAGGCCACATTACAAAATGCGTGCCGTACGCAGGGACATCTGGACGATATGCTGGTGTATAGCCGCATCGGGCATGAAGACATGATCCCGGAGATTGATCTGGTGGATATATCTCCGGAAGAGCTGGATTATTGA
- the metJ gene encoding met regulon transcriptional regulator MetJ, translating into MKTAWNGEYISPYAEHGKKSEQVKKITVSIPLKVLKILTDERTRRQINNLRHATNSELLCEAFLHAYTGQPLPADDDLRKDYPDDIPLAVQQLMAEMGKPIEKYDE; encoded by the coding sequence ATGAAAACGGCGTGGAATGGCGAATATATCAGTCCATATGCAGAACATGGCAAGAAAAGTGAACAGGTTAAAAAAATCACTGTATCCATTCCTCTGAAAGTATTAAAAATACTGACAGATGAACGGACTCGCCGTCAGATAAATAACCTGCGGCATGCAACTAACAGTGAACTACTCTGCGAAGCTTTTTTACATGCTTACACTGGGCAACCACTACCAGCAGACGACGATCTTCGCAAAGACTATCCGGATGATATCCCGCTGGCCGTGCAGCAACTCATGGCGGAAATGGGTAAGCCGATTGAAAAATACGATGAGTAA
- the metB gene encoding cystathionine gamma-synthase, protein MSDYQQETYAVKSGIAVDTQFGAVVPPIYLSTNYTFAGFGEKREFDYSRSGNPTRSTLAGALAALEGGAGAVFTGSGMGAINLVTALLSADDLLVAPHDCYGGTYRLFQHVAAKGSYRVLFVDQTDPEALAQALAQKPKLVWIETPSNPLLRVVDIAAICQQAHAVGALVAVDNTFLSPLLQQPLALGADIVVHSTTKYINGHSDVVGGAVIAKETELHEKLAWWGNCLGHTGGAFDAYLTLRGLRTLAPRMRAHQENAAAILAYLQQKPQVTKIYHPGLPDHPGHEIAKRQQKGFGAMLSFEVDFDIEQLKQFLGGLQLFCLAESLGGVESLVAHPASMTHAGMDPEARRVAGISDQLLRLSVGIEHITDLLADLEQAFACVASK, encoded by the coding sequence ATGTCGGATTACCAACAGGAAACATATGCTGTCAAATCGGGAATTGCTGTCGATACACAATTCGGTGCTGTAGTCCCGCCTATTTATTTGTCAACTAATTACACGTTTGCTGGCTTTGGTGAAAAAAGAGAATTTGACTATAGTCGTTCCGGTAATCCAACCCGTAGCACCTTGGCTGGTGCGTTGGCTGCACTTGAGGGGGGGGCAGGTGCCGTTTTCACCGGGAGTGGCATGGGCGCTATTAACCTAGTAACCGCACTGTTATCTGCGGATGATTTGCTGGTCGCGCCACATGATTGTTATGGCGGGACTTATCGGTTATTTCAGCATGTTGCCGCTAAGGGTTCTTACCGCGTGTTGTTTGTTGACCAAACTGATCCGGAAGCATTAGCACAGGCTTTAGCACAAAAGCCGAAACTGGTATGGATTGAGACGCCATCTAATCCATTGCTCCGCGTGGTTGATATTGCGGCTATTTGCCAGCAGGCGCATGCAGTCGGGGCTTTGGTGGCGGTTGATAATACCTTCCTGTCGCCGTTACTGCAGCAACCCCTGGCATTAGGTGCTGATATTGTTGTGCACTCGACAACTAAATATATAAATGGTCACTCCGATGTCGTTGGCGGAGCTGTTATTGCGAAAGAAACCGAATTACACGAAAAACTGGCTTGGTGGGGTAATTGTCTGGGTCATACCGGTGGTGCTTTTGATGCTTATCTGACCTTGCGTGGTCTGCGAACATTAGCACCACGTATGCGTGCGCATCAGGAAAATGCCGCCGCTATTCTGGCATATCTGCAGCAAAAACCACAGGTGACTAAAATTTATCATCCGGGTTTACCTGATCATCCGGGGCATGAGATTGCAAAGCGGCAACAAAAAGGTTTTGGTGCCATGCTGAGCTTTGAAGTTGATTTTGATATCGAACAGTTAAAGCAATTTTTGGGTGGTTTGCAGTTGTTTTGTCTGGCAGAGTCATTAGGTGGAGTAGAAAGTCTGGTAGCTCATCCGGCCAGTATGACTCACGCAGGAATGGATCCGGAAGCCCGGCGTGTGGCGGGCATTTCGGATCAGTTATTACGTTTATCTGTCGGGATTGAGCATATCACCGATCTGCTGGCCGATTTGGAACAGGCTTTCGCTTGTGTTGCCAGCAAGTAG
- a CDS encoding bifunctional aspartate kinase/homoserine dehydrogenase II produces the protein MPHTATGHLPGRQVHKFGGSSLADPNCYRRVAGLIEQESDPRALIVVSAAGKTTNRLLQVLELSEAGDDAVVAALNGLRSYQLSLIEDVLDGPARQALSLQLMEDIDTITGVLKRSYDRYERNGILANGEVWSARLLAALLTERGNPAAWLDARRFLSAEEGALARVNELLSREKLREVLAGTGEQRVVVTGFIAADSEGRTLLLGRNGSDYSATLLGALADAESTAIWSDVAGVYSADPRCVKDAKLLERLSLTEANELARLGAPVLHSRTLQPLLHSQQKLVLRSSYAPNGGASHILRRKSQVKGARIVTSLDQIALIELRIQPGCDYVDAVAHLEELLAARQLSPLVSKCQEDRRIVRLAYTLEMVSDAYQFMLQQQEHANVKEVIRRDGFSLIGLVGTGVCDNAEQCHRFYRLLVDQPLEFIYTSPEGLSLVAVVREITLEPLLIALHHAMFLQTKRVGLVVLGKGNIGSQWLKLLAKEKHHVEQAHQLTLTLYGLFDSRGGILSDDGLDPLQVLDSFDPQPVIWAELLVQLEQHPFDELIILDLTASETVSSYYPEFAQIGAHLITANKLAGAAESAFYQRVRQSFAEHQVQWRYNATVGAGLPVQACIRMMLESGDRVHGISGIFSGTLSWLFQQYDGSVPFSELVDQAWQHGLTEPDPREDLSGHDVRRKLLILAREAGLELEPDHISLQSLVPVELADIPLEAFFERLTELDKTIVAAFDEAKARGKVLRYVARLDRDGSARVGLDMLSAEHPFANLRPCDNIFSIETDFYRTNPLILQGPGAGREVTAAAVQADLWKICATLR, from the coding sequence ATGCCGCATACTGCAACGGGTCACCTGCCAGGACGACAGGTACATAAATTTGGTGGAAGTAGCCTGGCTGATCCGAATTGTTATCGCCGTGTCGCCGGATTAATCGAACAGGAGTCGGATCCGCGGGCTTTAATCGTAGTTTCTGCCGCAGGGAAAACCACGAATCGTTTACTGCAGGTACTGGAACTGAGCGAAGCAGGCGATGATGCTGTTGTTGCGGCACTGAATGGATTGCGAAGCTATCAATTAAGTCTCATCGAAGATGTATTGGATGGGCCGGCTCGTCAGGCGCTGTCGTTACAGCTGATGGAAGATATAGATACAATAACCGGTGTATTGAAGCGTAGTTATGATCGTTATGAACGTAACGGAATATTAGCTAACGGTGAAGTATGGTCCGCTCGTCTGCTGGCAGCACTGTTAACGGAACGTGGCAATCCGGCTGCCTGGCTGGATGCGCGTCGTTTTCTTTCGGCTGAAGAGGGGGCACTGGCCCGGGTCAATGAGCTATTGTCCCGTGAAAAGCTACGTGAAGTCCTGGCGGGTACAGGTGAGCAACGGGTTGTTGTTACCGGATTTATTGCCGCAGACAGTGAGGGGCGGACATTATTGTTGGGCCGCAATGGTTCTGACTATTCCGCTACATTGCTGGGAGCCTTGGCCGATGCAGAATCGACGGCTATCTGGAGTGATGTCGCTGGCGTATATAGTGCAGATCCGCGTTGCGTAAAAGATGCGAAATTGCTGGAGCGTTTGTCACTGACCGAAGCCAATGAACTGGCCAGATTAGGGGCGCCGGTATTGCATTCACGGACGTTACAACCGCTGTTGCACAGTCAGCAAAAACTGGTGCTACGTTCAAGTTATGCGCCTAACGGGGGTGCGTCACATATATTACGCCGTAAATCACAGGTGAAAGGCGCGCGGATTGTGACCTCGCTGGATCAGATTGCTTTAATTGAATTACGTATTCAACCGGGCTGTGACTATGTTGATGCGGTTGCGCACCTGGAAGAGTTATTAGCCGCCCGGCAATTGTCACCATTGGTCAGCAAATGTCAGGAAGATCGCCGGATAGTCCGGCTGGCTTATACGCTGGAAATGGTATCAGATGCGTATCAATTCATGCTGCAGCAACAAGAGCATGCAAATGTCAAAGAAGTCATTCGCCGCGATGGATTCAGTCTGATTGGACTGGTTGGAACGGGTGTTTGCGATAATGCGGAGCAATGTCATCGCTTCTATCGTTTACTGGTCGATCAGCCGCTGGAATTTATTTATACCTCACCTGAGGGTTTGAGTCTGGTTGCCGTTGTACGTGAAATCACTCTGGAGCCGCTGTTGATCGCGCTGCACCATGCTATGTTTCTGCAGACGAAACGAGTCGGTCTGGTCGTATTAGGGAAAGGGAATATTGGCAGTCAGTGGCTGAAGTTGCTGGCGAAAGAGAAGCATCATGTTGAACAGGCCCATCAGCTGACACTGACCTTATACGGATTATTTGATTCCCGGGGCGGCATTCTGAGTGATGACGGACTTGATCCACTGCAGGTTCTGGATAGCTTTGATCCTCAGCCGGTGATTTGGGCCGAATTGCTGGTGCAACTGGAGCAGCACCCATTTGACGAATTGATTATTCTCGATCTTACCGCCAGTGAGACCGTCAGCAGTTATTATCCTGAGTTTGCGCAGATCGGTGCTCACCTGATTACAGCGAACAAATTGGCGGGCGCGGCGGAAAGCGCCTTTTATCAGCGGGTCCGGCAGAGCTTCGCTGAGCATCAGGTACAGTGGCGGTATAACGCTACCGTTGGTGCCGGTTTGCCAGTACAGGCTTGTATCCGCATGATGCTGGAATCGGGGGATCGGGTTCATGGCATCTCCGGTATTTTTTCCGGGACCCTGAGCTGGTTATTCCAGCAGTATGATGGTTCGGTTCCTTTTTCTGAATTGGTGGATCAGGCATGGCAGCATGGTCTGACTGAACCGGATCCTCGGGAAGATCTCTCCGGGCATGATGTAAGGCGTAAGCTGTTGATCCTGGCTCGCGAAGCAGGGCTGGAGCTGGAACCGGATCATATCTCTTTGCAGAGTCTGGTGCCGGTTGAGCTGGCAGATATCCCGCTGGAAGCATTTTTTGAGCGGTTGACCGAGCTGGACAAGACTATTGTGGCGGCTTTTGATGAAGCGAAAGCTCGTGGCAAGGTACTGCGCTATGTTGCCAGACTGGATCGGGATGGTTCTGCCCGGGTAGGTTTGGATATGCTTTCAGCCGAACACCCGTTTGCCAACCTTCGTCCTTGCGATAATATTTTCTCAATTGAAACAGATTTTTATCGTACGAATCCGCTGATCCTGCAGGGGCCGGGTGCCGGACGGGAAGTGACCGCGGCGGCTGTTCAGGCCGATCTCTGGAAAATCTGTGCGACATTAAGATAA